A window of Odocoileus virginianus isolate 20LAN1187 ecotype Illinois chromosome 22, Ovbor_1.2, whole genome shotgun sequence contains these coding sequences:
- the SYT4 gene encoding synaptotagmin-4, with protein MAPISTSREEFDEIPTVVGIFSAFGLVFTVSLFAWICCQRKSSKPSKTPPYKFVHVLKGVDIYPESLNSKKKFGADEKNEVKNKSAVPKNSLHLDLEKRDLNGNFPKTNLKAGSPDLESVTPKLSSEGGKEVVSPDSLKSSTSLTSDEKQEKLGTLFFSLEYNFERKAFVVNIKEARGLPAMDDQSMTSDPYIKMMILPEKKHKVKTRVLRKTLDPAFDETFTFYGIPYTQIQELALHFTVLSFDRFSRDDVIGEVLIPLAGIELTGGEMLMNREITKRNVRKSSGRGELLISLCYQSTTNTLTVVVLKARHLPKSDVSGLSDPYVKVNLYHAKKRISKKKTHVKKCTPNAVFNELFVFDIPCEGLEEISVEFLVLDSERGSRNEVIGRLVLGAAADGASGEHWKEICDYPRRQIAKWHALCDG; from the exons ATGGCTCCGATCTCTACCAGCCGGGAAGAATTTG ATGAAATCCCCACAGTGGTGGGGATCTTCAGTGCGTTTGGCCTGGTCTTCACAGTCTCTCTGTTTGCATGGATATGCTGTCAGAGAAAGTCATCCAAACCTAGCAAGACTCCTCCATATAAGTTTGTACATGTGCTAAAGGGAGTTGACATTTACCCTGAAAGCCTGAACAGCAAAAAGAAGTTCGGAGCCgatgagaaaaatgaagtaaagAATAAATCAGCTGTGCCAAAGAATTCATTGCATCTTGATCTTGAGAAGAGAGATCTAAATGGCAATTTTCCCAAAACAAATCTCAAAGCTGGCAGTCCTGACCTGGAGAGCGTGACCCCAAAACTCTCTtcagaagggggaaaagaggTAGTTTCCCCCGATAGCTTAAAGTCCAGCACTTCTCTTACTTCAGATGAGAAACAGGAGAAGCTGGgaaccctcttcttctccttagAGTACAACTTTGAAAGGAAAGCGTTTGTGGTCAATATTAAGGAAGCCCGTGGTTTGCCGGCCATGGATGACCAGTCAATGACCTCTGACCCATACATCAAAATGATGATTCTTCCAGAGAAGAAGCATAAAGTAAAAACAAGAGTCCTGAGAAAGACTTTGGACCCAGCTTTCGATGAGACCTTCACATTCTATGGAATACCCTACACCCAGATCCAGGAACTGGCCTTGCACTTCACAGTCTTGAGTTTTGACAGGTTTTCAAGAGATGATGTCATTGGAGAAGTCCTGATTCCTCTGGCAGGAATTGAATTAACTGGTGGAGAAATGTTAATGAACAGAGAGATTACCAAGAGAAATGTTAGG AAATCTTCAGGACGGGGTGAGTTATTGATCTCTCTCTGCTATCAGTCCACCACAAATACTCTtactgtggtggttttaaaaGCTCGGCACCTGCCTAAATCTGATGTGTCTGGACTTTCAG ATCCCTATGTCAAAGTGAACCTGTACCATGCCAAAAAGAGAATCTCTAAAAAGAAGACGCATGTGAAGAAATGCACCCCCAATGCAGTGTTCAATGAACTCTTTGTCTTTGACATTCCTTGTGAGGGTCTAGAAGAGATAAGTGTTGAATTTCTGGTTTTGGATTCTGAAAGGGGATCCCGGAATGAGGTGATTGGGAGGTTGGTCCTGGGAGCGGCAGCAGACGGGGCCAGTGGCGAGCACTGGAAAGAGATCTGTGACTATCCCAGGAGGCAGATCGCCAAGTGGCACGCGCTCTGCGATGGTTAG